Proteins encoded in a region of the Nicotiana tomentosiformis chromosome 9, ASM39032v3, whole genome shotgun sequence genome:
- the LOC104112424 gene encoding protein neprosin-like, translating into MMIQQRAIGYIFVLAISLLLSCNEVQGRTKLSYLEDLELEKQLKLLNKPAVKSIKTEYGDIYDCVNFYQQPAFDHPLLQNHTFHPQMKPTLPIVKEYSDESITGWPLGRGVGCPKGTVPIRRTTKDDLIRQKLMPPAEDVSFSTSFSYGNNLSNKVTFPSKGYKLAIVQTENNPSNKFGGAGMVTAIYTPRVKGQQNSACRLKIQKGSENIQVGWRVDPTLYGDGRSRLYTHFQAGKNQCFNTQCPGFVIVNTDIPLDFVYSPVTQRGSKDAWVDKMYITRDIVNGNWWLLLTRNQTQVGFWPKQIFDELNDFASTIEWGGVVYSPPGVLEPPMGSSFFPIGDTRYDAYCRNIGTIDDNGQETEAGNLIPYMTNPDLYKVVDAPSEGSSFKHSVFYGGPGESIEV; encoded by the exons atgATGATACAACAGCGGGCAATAGGTTACATATTTGTACTTGCCATATCTCTTCTTCTGAGCTGCAATGAGGTCCAAGGAAGAACAAAATTATCCTACCTTGAAGACTTAGAATTAGAGAAGCAGTTAAAGCTTTTAAACAAGCCAGCTGTAAAATCCATCAAG ACGGAATATGGTGATATATACGATTGTGTGAATTTCTACCAACAGCCTGCATTTGACCATCCATTATTGCAAAATCACACATTTCACCCTCAG ATGAAACCAACATTGCCTATAGTGAAAGAGTATTCCGACGAATCAATAACTGGTTGGCCTTTGGGAAGAGGAGTCGGTTGTCCAAAAGGAACAGTTCCCATAAGAAGAACTACTAAAGATGACCTGATCAGACAAAAACTTATGCCACCCGCAGAGGATGTCTCTTTCAGCACTTCGTTTTCCTAT GGAAACAACTTGAGTAATAAAGTAACTTTTCCTTCCAAAGGGTACAAG CTTGCTATTGTTCAAACCGAAAATAATCCAAGCAACAAGTTTGGAGGAGCTGGTATGGTGACTGCTATTTATACTCCTCGTGTGAAAGGCCAACAAAATAGTGCTTGTCGGTTGAAAATACAAAAAGGATCAGAAAATATACAAGTTGGATGGAGA GTGGATCCTACACTTTATGGAGATGGTCGAAGTAGGCTATATACACATTTTCAA GCAGGAAAAAATCAATGTTTTAATACACAATGTCCAGGATTTGTTATTGTAAACACAGATATACCTTTAGATTTTGTATACTCTCCTGTTACACAACGTGGAAGTAAGGATGCGTGGGTAGATAAAATGTACATAACGCGG GACATTGTCAACGGGAACTGGTGGCTTTTGCTCACGCGAAATCAAACACAAGTTGGTTTTTGGCCAAAACAGATTTTTGATGAATTGAATGACTTTGCATCAACGATTGAATGGGGCGGAGTAGTATATAGTCCACCTGGGGTACTTGAACCTCCAATGGGCTCAAGCTTTTTTCCAATAGGAGACACACGTTATGATGCATATTGTAGGAATATTGGGACAATAGATGACAATGGCCAAGAAACAGAAGCTGGCAACTTAATACCTTACATGACCAATCCTGATCTATACAAGGTTGTCGATGCTCCAAGTGAGGGATCTAGTTTTAAGCATTCAGTCTTTTATGGGGGCCCTGGTGAAAGCATAGAGGTCTAA